The following are encoded together in the Ezakiella massiliensis genome:
- a CDS encoding phosphate ABC transporter ATP-binding protein: MTIISTKDLNIFYGDNHVVKNINIDFAENKITSIIGPSGCGKTTFLVALNKIIEERGGSYTGEILYTDKNINDYDINDLRKQIGMVFQKPTPFPLSIKSNVELALKYHNMNYKDEAIEAIKKVGLYDEVANDLDKSAFELSGGQQQRLSIARSIAIKPKVLLLDEPCSSLDIRNTEKIERLLVDLKDEITIIIVTHNLQQAKRISDYTLFMLNGELIEWGPTNQIFENPKDKRTEDYVAGLFG, translated from the coding sequence ATGACAATTATTAGCACAAAAGATTTGAACATTTTCTATGGCGACAACCATGTCGTTAAAAATATAAATATAGATTTTGCAGAAAATAAAATAACATCAATAATTGGACCCTCGGGTTGTGGTAAAACTACATTTTTAGTTGCCTTAAATAAAATTATCGAAGAGCGCGGCGGATCCTATACGGGCGAAATTTTATATACGGATAAAAATATTAATGATTACGATATAAACGACTTAAGAAAACAAATCGGCATGGTCTTTCAAAAGCCAACTCCCTTTCCCCTATCAATTAAGAGCAATGTGGAACTCGCCCTCAAATACCACAATATGAATTACAAAGACGAGGCAATTGAAGCAATAAAAAAAGTTGGCCTATATGATGAAGTTGCCAATGATTTGGACAAATCGGCCTTTGAACTTTCTGGCGGCCAGCAGCAAAGGCTGTCTATAGCTAGAAGCATTGCAATCAAACCCAAAGTTCTCTTGCTAGATGAGCCCTGCTCCAGCTTGGACATACGAAACACAGAAAAAATCGAAAGACTCCTGGTCGACCTCAAAGACGAAATAACAATTATAATAGTAACCCACAACCTCCAACAGGCAAAGAGGATTTCAGACTATACACTCTTTATGTTAAACGGAGAATTAATCGAGTGGGGACCGACCAATCAAATATTTGAAAATCCCAAAGACAAGCGCACAGAAGATTATGTAGCCGGCCTCTTTGGATAA